A section of the Lineus longissimus chromosome 1, tnLinLong1.2, whole genome shotgun sequence genome encodes:
- the LOC135495210 gene encoding G protein-activated inward rectifier potassium channel 3-like, with the protein MPWFPVFHHPIRVGDCRTARASTGTPNLMSGTLKSSQGSKLELMSQGSTQGFGSEDSFNEFANYPVMSPNGPLHHRDRQYSKRMRRRLVYKNGEVNISHSNIKKRKRRYLADIFTTLVDIKWRWNLLLFIAAFILSWLIFAMIWWLICFSHGDFENAGKPNWEPCVNDVFDFTTALLFSIETQHTIGYGSRHTTPNCPEAILVMMMQSCCGVIIQALMTGLVFAKLSRPKKRAETLMFSKNAVVCKRDGVMCLLFRVGDMRKSHIIEAHTRGVLIRKKITREGEVLPLEQVDVDFGFNEGRDRLFLVWPVIVEHRITDESPFYEMSMEDFQREQFEVIVILEGIVESTGMTTQARSSYLPGEILWGHRFERLVTFQKENGEYQIDYSRFHSAKQVDMPQCSAKELELEGDHFVEGETVVMDDDSSSIASRPGQKSPYVLKRNGATQANIGINDSDRVQQRKMGAKGDADNEEEKEKDAKQVT; encoded by the coding sequence ATGCCATGGTTCCCAGTCTTTCACCATCCCATTAGAGTTGGCGACTGCAGAACTGCCCGTGCCAGCACCGGTACCCCCAATCTGATGTCAGGGACCCTCAAGTCGAGTCAGGGCTCCAAACTTGAACTCATGTCACAGGGGTCTACCCAAGGGTTCGGGTCAGAGGACTCTTTCAACGAGTTTGCCAACTACCCTGTTATGTCTCCAAACGGACCACTTCATCACCGTGATCGACAGTATTCGAAACGAATGCGTAGGCGCTTAGTTTACAAGAATGGTGAGGTGAATATCTcacattcaaacattaaaaaacgTAAGAGACGATACCTCGCGGATATCTTCACGACTCTTGTTGATATCAAGTGGAGATGGAACTTGTTACTGTTTATTGCAGCTTTCATTCTGAGCTGGCTGATCTTTGCTATGATCTGGTGGCTTATATGTTTCTCACATGGAGACTTTGAGAACGCTGGCAAACCGAACTGGGAACCGTGCGTAAATGACGTATTTGATTTTACGACTGCATTGTTATTCTCTATTGAGACGCAACATACGATTGGTTACGGCTCACGTCATACAACGCCGAACTGCCCGGAGGCAATCCTGGTCATGATGATGCAGTCGTGCTGTGGTGTCATCATCCAAGCCTTGATGACTGGCCTCGTCTTTGCAAAGCTTTCACGACCAAAGAAACGTGCCGAGACCTTGATGTTTAGCAAGAATGCCGTCGTATGTAAACGTGACGGTGTCATGTGCCTTTTATTCCGTGTCGGTGACATGAGGAAGTCTCATATCATTGAGGCTCACACCAGAGGGGTATTGATACGGAAGAAAATCACACGAGAAGGTGAGGTCCTACCTTTGGAACAGGTAGATGTCGACTTCGGGTTCAACGAGGGGCGTGACCGCCTGTTCTTGGTTTGGCCTGTTATTGTGGAGCACAGAATTACAGACGAGAGTCCCTTCTATGAGATGTCCATGGAGGACTTCCAAAGGGAACAATTTGAGGTGATCGTAATTCTAGAGGGTATTGTAGAGTCGACTGGGATGACCACCCAGGCTAGAAGCTCGTATCTCCCTGGGGAGATCCTCTGGGGTCATCGCTTTGAACGATTGGTCACATTCCAGAAAGAAAATGGCGAGTATCAAATAGACTATTCCCGATTTCACTCAGCAAAGCAAGTGGATATGCCACAGTGTTCGGCAAAAGAGCTGGAACTCGAGGGCGATCATTTTGTGGAGGGTGAAACGGTCGTGATGGATGATGATTCGTCATCGATAGCTTCTCGACCAGGGCAGAAGAGTCCGTATGTGTTGAAGCGTAACGGCGCCACTCAGGCCAATATTGGTATCAACGACTCCGATCGTGTGCAGCAGAGGAAGATGGGCGCTAAGGGCGATGCTGACAATGAGGAAGAGAAGGAGAAAGATGCTAAGCAGGTCACATGA